From the genome of Pelobacter propionicus DSM 2379, one region includes:
- a CDS encoding acetate--CoA ligase family protein has translation MAELDSLFSPTRVALIGAAASEEKLGGIVLKNLLGLKGEVYPVNPNYAELMGRTAYRSIGDLPCPVDLSIIMRPAAEVPGILHQHAGKVRFALIVSAGFAEVGAWELQEEIKHIGREAGIRLIGPNCLGVYNPRHGLDTMFLPHALLKKPGKGNVAIVSQSGALVVCLLEAVRQANMGVSKVINYGNAVDLDAADVYEYLAEDRETRVVISYLESVGNGRRFIEAARNLDNTKPLLVLKAGKGAGGQKAACSHTGRLAGSYEVFRSILRQFRIQEAIDYESLLDGAKALSLQRPASGKRVCVITNGGGSGVLAADECGRAGLELPPLPEAVVERLIVSFPSFYAIANPIDLTGQVRAEDYRVALDAVREAYDGFIVIALTAVSGVTLAVAEMVHDFSMATGKPVVAHVAQGGISRKLARLMEKGKIPVYPSPERAVRALAMLLHGRGDETR, from the coding sequence ATGGCGGAGCTTGATTCACTCTTTTCCCCCACACGTGTCGCCCTCATCGGGGCAGCGGCGAGCGAGGAGAAACTGGGGGGCATTGTCCTGAAAAACCTGCTCGGTTTGAAAGGGGAGGTGTATCCGGTCAATCCCAACTATGCGGAACTCATGGGGCGCACAGCCTATCGCTCCATAGGTGATCTCCCCTGTCCCGTGGATCTCTCCATCATCATGCGTCCCGCGGCAGAGGTTCCCGGCATCCTGCACCAGCACGCGGGCAAGGTCCGGTTTGCGCTGATAGTAAGCGCCGGATTCGCTGAAGTCGGCGCCTGGGAGTTGCAGGAAGAGATTAAGCACATCGGCAGGGAAGCCGGAATCAGGCTCATAGGGCCGAACTGTCTCGGCGTTTACAATCCCCGCCACGGCCTGGATACGATGTTTCTCCCCCATGCGCTGTTGAAAAAACCGGGCAAGGGGAACGTGGCGATCGTTTCCCAGAGCGGCGCGCTCGTGGTCTGCCTGTTGGAGGCGGTCCGGCAGGCGAACATGGGCGTTTCAAAGGTCATCAATTATGGAAACGCAGTCGACCTGGACGCGGCCGATGTGTACGAATACCTGGCCGAAGACCGGGAAACCCGCGTGGTCATTTCATACCTGGAATCCGTCGGCAACGGCCGCAGGTTCATCGAAGCGGCGCGGAATCTGGATAACACCAAGCCTCTGCTTGTCCTCAAGGCGGGCAAGGGAGCCGGTGGCCAGAAGGCTGCATGTTCCCATACCGGGCGGCTTGCCGGCAGCTACGAGGTGTTCCGCTCGATCCTCAGACAGTTCCGGATACAGGAGGCCATTGATTACGAGTCCCTTCTGGATGGGGCGAAAGCCCTGTCGCTGCAGCGGCCGGCGTCCGGGAAACGGGTCTGCGTCATCACCAATGGCGGCGGTTCGGGGGTGCTGGCCGCGGATGAGTGTGGCCGGGCCGGACTGGAACTCCCACCCCTGCCCGAAGCGGTCGTGGAACGTCTCATAGTGTCTTTCCCCTCATTTTACGCCATCGCTAACCCCATCGATCTCACCGGCCAGGTGAGGGCGGAGGATTACCGGGTGGCCCTCGATGCGGTGCGCGAAGCCTATGACGGGTTCATCGTCATAGCCCTGACCGCAGTCTCCGGGGTTACCCTGGCGGTGGCAGAGATGGTGCACGATTTTAGCATGGCAACGGGCAAGCCGGTGGTTGCCCATGTCGCTCAGGGCGGAATCTCCCGCAAACTGGCCAGGCTCATGGAGAAAGGTAAGATACCCGTATATCCTTCCCCGGAGAGGGCCGTGCGGGCGCTGGCCATGCTGCTGCATGGTCGGGGGGATGAAACCAGATGA
- a CDS encoding acetate--CoA ligase family protein codes for MTTGDRIDEFLRARSDRDPFREHEVKELLRGLGLSVPKGMFISRGTKILSVAGLSFPLVAKVVSSRIASKSDIGGVRLGIGNGDELQKAVSELSRMEHAEGVLVEEMARPGFEVIVGGIVDNSFGPIVMFGPGGLFVELFRDVSFALAPVDRQQAIWLMKETKGEKILKGFRGQPPLDVCALTHVIVMVSEVIASGQFRTIDLNPVILYPSGTLVLDAKMSRI; via the coding sequence ATGACGACTGGAGACAGAATCGATGAATTCCTGCGAGCACGGTCGGATCGTGATCCCTTTCGCGAGCATGAAGTGAAGGAATTACTCCGCGGACTGGGTCTATCCGTACCCAAAGGCATGTTTATTTCCCGCGGAACAAAGATCCTGTCCGTTGCCGGACTCTCCTTTCCGCTGGTCGCCAAGGTTGTGTCATCACGGATTGCCTCCAAAAGCGACATCGGCGGTGTGCGGCTCGGCATAGGAAACGGGGATGAACTTCAAAAAGCAGTGTCGGAACTATCGCGGATGGAACATGCCGAAGGGGTCCTGGTGGAGGAGATGGCCCGGCCCGGTTTCGAAGTGATTGTGGGCGGGATTGTGGACAACAGTTTCGGTCCCATCGTCATGTTCGGTCCGGGCGGTCTTTTCGTGGAGCTTTTCCGTGATGTATCCTTCGCCCTGGCGCCGGTTGACCGTCAGCAGGCCATCTGGCTGATGAAAGAGACCAAGGGGGAGAAGATCCTTAAGGGTTTTCGGGGGCAGCCTCCTCTGGACGTGTGTGCCTTGACCCACGTGATCGTGATGGTTTCTGAAGTGATTGCGAGCGGTCAGTTTCGGACCATCGACCTGAATCCGGTCATCCTCTACCCGTCAGGAACGCTGGTGCTGGACGCCAAGATGAGCAGGATTTGA
- the gcvH gene encoding glycine cleavage system protein GcvH, which yields MAEIYFTKEHEWVRLQDGVGVVGISEHAAQELGDVTFVELPKIGVKVGQFDLLGSIESVKAASDIFAPVSGTVVKVNGELEGAPELVNESPWDRGWMAWLELDDATELEKLMTEEQYACYLKSL from the coding sequence ATGGCGGAGATCTATTTCACCAAAGAACATGAGTGGGTCAGGCTGCAGGACGGGGTGGGGGTAGTCGGCATAAGCGAACATGCGGCCCAGGAGTTGGGCGATGTCACCTTCGTTGAACTGCCCAAGATTGGAGTAAAGGTCGGACAGTTCGATCTGCTGGGAAGCATCGAGTCGGTCAAGGCTGCCAGTGATATCTTCGCGCCGGTTTCCGGAACCGTGGTCAAGGTCAACGGGGAGCTGGAGGGCGCGCCCGAACTGGTCAACGAGAGCCCCTGGGACAGGGGGTGGATGGCCTGGCTGGAACTGGATGACGCAACCGAACTGGAGAAACTGATGACGGAAGAACAGTACGCCTGCTACCTGAAAAGCCTGTAG